A genomic window from Flavobacterium hankyongi includes:
- a CDS encoding bestrophin family protein yields MLIKNNYKATIFFLKGLKWQITLIISYAIIASLFDHSSIGVSINIPITISTVIATMISLLLAFRIAQSYDRWWEARKVWGEIVNDSRTLIRQIMLFLPNSQERKSEIKNYADRQIIWCFSLSELLRKQKASKKVEQYLTSNNFQADNIPLLLLQKHSENLHLLTEKYSLNVNQQVQIDATIARLTDAMGKCERIKNTVFPKNYSHLIHCLIYVFTTLLPFGLSDIDIITEILLTALIPLMFIGFEKTAIIMQDPFENVPTDIPMTTLSNTIENNINQMIGEVNHQKENERYGKYYKN; encoded by the coding sequence ATGCTGATAAAAAATAATTATAAAGCTACAATTTTTTTTCTCAAAGGACTCAAATGGCAAATTACATTGATAATTTCATATGCAATTATAGCAAGCCTTTTTGATCATAGCTCTATTGGAGTTTCAATAAATATTCCAATTACAATTTCAACAGTTATAGCCACAATGATATCATTATTATTAGCATTCCGAATTGCTCAATCTTATGATAGATGGTGGGAAGCCAGAAAAGTATGGGGCGAAATCGTTAATGATTCCAGAACACTGATTAGACAAATAATGCTCTTTCTACCTAATAGCCAGGAGCGAAAATCAGAAATTAAAAATTATGCAGATAGACAAATAATCTGGTGTTTTTCACTTTCAGAATTGTTGAGAAAACAAAAAGCATCTAAAAAAGTAGAGCAATATTTGACTTCGAATAATTTTCAAGCCGACAATATTCCACTGCTTTTACTGCAAAAACATTCTGAAAACTTGCATTTACTCACAGAAAAATATTCATTAAATGTAAATCAGCAAGTGCAAATAGATGCCACAATAGCAAGATTGACTGATGCTATGGGTAAGTGCGAACGAATAAAAAATACAGTTTTCCCAAAAAATTACAGCCATTTAATTCATTGTTTAATTTATGTTTTTACAACCCTATTGCCATTTGGTCTAAGTGATATAGATATTATTACAGAAATTTTGTTAACCGCATTAATCCCTTTAATGTTTATAGGATTTGAAAAAACTGCTATAATAATGCAAGACCCGTTTGAAAATGTACCTACCGATATACCTATGACTACACTTAGTAATACCATAGAAAATAATATCAATCAAATGATAGGAGAAGTGAACCATCAAAAGGAAAATGAACGATATGGTAAATATTATAAAAACTAA
- a CDS encoding LTA synthase family protein gives MSIMLFIELFSFAAEFPFWDEFKTKFNFIAVDYLIYTYEVVENINQSYPIPMLIFGLAVCIFLILYFFRKKGIFKYAFSDQMRFGERFIYTAIIVISSLGMLKLLQNKQAEFSSNTYVNELTKNGVFSFFSALIANELDYQQFYSTLPEKEVYTLLKKELLQENENFTNTKFDNITRKREGKSTENPNIILISIESFSAEFLQKFGNKQNLTTSYENLASDGIFFTNMFATGTRTVRGMEALMLCVPPTPGNSIVRRPNNDQLFSIATILKKKNYDLKFIYGGDGYFDNMNAFFGGQGFTIVDRNRGNPLPENIKTERINIEDKDVTFENAWGICDEDIYNQSLKMADLKTKSNQPFFQFIMTTSNHKPFTFPENKISMKEGSRESAIKYTDYALGEFIKNAKTKSWFSNTVFVIVADHCASSAGKWEINTEKHHIPAVIFNFKSTKMEVGKLASQIDLMPTLFSLFDWNFENATFGKNIFIMKPEEERALIGNYRTLGLLKNNIFTQIDDHKNTRQFLYNHENKTISNELKLKNEVLKKVTISYYQAASERFKNGKMKERSN, from the coding sequence ATGTCTATCATGCTTTTTATAGAATTATTTTCTTTTGCTGCTGAATTTCCTTTTTGGGACGAATTCAAAACAAAATTTAATTTTATTGCAGTAGATTACCTCATTTACACATACGAAGTAGTGGAAAACATAAATCAATCGTATCCTATTCCAATGTTAATCTTTGGTTTAGCTGTATGTATTTTTCTTATTCTTTATTTTTTTAGAAAAAAAGGAATTTTCAAATATGCATTTTCTGATCAAATGAGATTTGGAGAAAGATTTATTTACACTGCAATAATTGTCATTTCCAGTTTGGGAATGTTAAAGTTGTTACAAAACAAACAAGCCGAATTTAGTTCCAATACTTATGTAAACGAGCTAACTAAAAACGGTGTTTTTTCGTTTTTTTCAGCTTTAATAGCCAATGAATTAGACTACCAACAATTTTACAGCACATTGCCAGAAAAAGAAGTGTACACTCTTTTAAAAAAAGAGCTTTTGCAAGAAAATGAAAATTTCACCAACACAAAATTCGATAATATTACAAGAAAAAGGGAAGGAAAAAGCACCGAAAATCCCAATATTATTTTGATTTCTATTGAAAGTTTTAGTGCCGAATTTTTACAAAAATTCGGGAATAAGCAAAACCTTACTACTAGCTATGAAAATTTAGCAAGTGATGGTATTTTCTTCACAAATATGTTTGCAACCGGAACTAGAACAGTTCGTGGAATGGAAGCGCTCATGCTTTGTGTTCCGCCAACTCCGGGTAATAGTATTGTAAGAAGACCAAATAATGACCAGCTTTTTTCTATTGCAACAATTTTGAAAAAGAAAAATTATGATTTGAAATTCATATACGGAGGCGATGGTTATTTTGATAATATGAACGCTTTTTTTGGTGGTCAAGGTTTTACCATTGTTGATAGAAACCGAGGGAATCCTCTACCAGAAAATATTAAAACCGAAAGAATTAATATTGAAGATAAGGATGTTACGTTTGAAAATGCGTGGGGAATTTGCGATGAAGATATTTATAATCAATCACTGAAAATGGCTGACTTAAAGACTAAAAGCAACCAGCCGTTTTTTCAGTTTATTATGACTACTTCAAATCATAAACCATTCACTTTTCCTGAGAATAAAATTTCGATGAAGGAAGGAAGTCGAGAATCTGCTATAAAATACACCGATTATGCATTGGGAGAATTTATAAAAAATGCAAAAACTAAATCTTGGTTTAGCAATACCGTTTTCGTTATTGTAGCCGATCATTGTGCAAGTAGTGCAGGTAAATGGGAAATTAATACCGAAAAACACCACATTCCGGCCGTAATTTTCAATTTCAAATCTACAAAAATGGAAGTGGGAAAATTAGCTTCACAAATAGATTTGATGCCTACTTTATTTTCCTTATTCGATTGGAATTTTGAAAACGCCACCTTCGGAAAAAATATTTTTATAATGAAACCAGAAGAAGAGCGCGCTTTAATCGGAAATTACAGAACTTTAGGATTGCTTAAAAACAACATTTTTACGCAAATTGACGACCATAAAAACACACGACAATTCCTGTATAATCATGAAAATAAAACCATTTCTAATGAATTAAAACTCAAAAATGAAGTACTAAAAAAAGTAACTATATCTTATTATCAAGCTGCAAGCGAACGCTTTAAAAATGGGAAGATGAAAGAAAGAAGCAACTAA
- a CDS encoding efflux RND transporter periplasmic adaptor subunit: protein MKNIFLKSHYNFGSIFNLFILFSILFTLNSCGDKKAEETHEEEKSETEVALTEAQFKTIGIVTGSIEMKNLNTVIKANGYTAVPPQNMANVSTLIGGVVKDIYVLEGTYVAKGKTLATIQNLEVTEMQEEYNSAVANIEYLQLEFNRQKTLSDENVNPRKVFQEIKSKLAVEKARAQAAKNKLQALNVSLSGNSSLIPIVSPISGYVGKISITKGAFAETGVTLFEVVDNSQMHLDLNVFEKDLGKISVGQEVDFVLTNQSNKSIKGKIFGINKSFSNESKTVAVHAKINPSDAKNLISGMYVAANINITNQTVQALPKDAIVRNGDKYYIYIQEEHHEEVPKVKAEEHKHEEGEAHSEHAEGEEEEHKEIHFKAIEVVPGTTDLGYTEVKLVEEIPNNAKIVIKGAFYLLATSKGGGEHEH, encoded by the coding sequence ATGAAAAATATATTTTTAAAATCTCATTATAATTTTGGTTCTATTTTCAACCTCTTTATTCTATTTTCTATTCTTTTTACTCTAAATTCTTGTGGAGACAAGAAAGCAGAAGAAACCCACGAAGAAGAAAAATCGGAAACCGAAGTTGCATTGACCGAAGCACAATTTAAAACTATTGGTATAGTAACAGGAAGTATAGAAATGAAAAACCTAAACACGGTTATAAAAGCCAATGGTTATACAGCTGTTCCACCGCAAAACATGGCAAATGTATCTACTTTAATTGGTGGTGTTGTCAAAGATATTTATGTATTGGAAGGTACTTATGTCGCTAAAGGGAAAACGCTGGCAACTATTCAAAACCTTGAAGTTACGGAAATGCAGGAAGAATACAATTCGGCGGTTGCTAACATTGAATACTTACAGTTGGAGTTTAACCGTCAAAAAACATTGAGTGATGAAAATGTAAATCCACGCAAAGTTTTTCAAGAAATAAAATCGAAGTTAGCAGTTGAAAAAGCTAGAGCACAAGCCGCAAAAAACAAGTTGCAGGCATTGAATGTCAGTTTAAGTGGAAATAGTTCGTTAATCCCTATTGTTTCCCCCATAAGTGGTTATGTAGGTAAAATTAGCATAACTAAAGGAGCATTTGCAGAAACGGGAGTAACACTTTTTGAAGTGGTCGATAACAGCCAAATGCACTTGGATTTGAATGTTTTTGAAAAAGATTTGGGTAAAATTTCAGTAGGTCAGGAAGTAGATTTTGTATTAACCAATCAATCGAATAAATCCATTAAAGGAAAAATATTTGGCATCAATAAATCATTTTCAAACGAAAGTAAAACGGTGGCGGTTCATGCTAAAATCAATCCAAGCGATGCCAAAAATTTAATTTCGGGAATGTATGTTGCAGCTAATATTAACATCACAAATCAAACAGTTCAGGCACTTCCTAAAGATGCTATTGTTAGAAATGGAGACAAATATTATATTTATATACAGGAAGAACACCACGAAGAAGTACCAAAAGTTAAAGCAGAAGAGCATAAACATGAAGAAGGCGAAGCACATTCAGAGCATGCGGAAGGCGAAGAAGAAGAACACAAAGAAATTCACTTTAAAGCCATTGAAGTAGTACCTGGAACAACCGATTTGGGTTATACGGAAGTAAAGTTAGTTGAAGAAATTCCAAATAATGCAAAAATTGTTATCAAAGGTGCTTTCTATTTATTAGCCACCTCAAAAGGCGGAGGAGAACACGAACATTAA
- a CDS encoding MgtC/SapB family protein, with translation MDINAELIIISKLIISFLLGGFIGLDREKHGRDAGIRTYSAVCIGATLFTAITAHLVNNPADTSRVIANIITGVGFLGAGIIYRNSSTGSSSGLTTAATVWCTSAVGVAVGLNMFIIAIIGAIALYFLLSLHHLKWYVKWKEKMIRKHGEENKND, from the coding sequence ATGGATATTAATGCCGAATTAATTATCATCTCCAAACTGATTATTTCTTTTTTATTAGGGGGGTTTATTGGTTTAGATAGAGAGAAACATGGTCGTGATGCCGGAATAAGAACGTATTCTGCGGTTTGTATTGGAGCAACCTTATTTACTGCTATTACAGCTCATTTGGTAAATAATCCAGCAGATACTTCAAGAGTAATAGCAAATATTATAACAGGTGTTGGTTTTCTTGGTGCAGGAATTATTTATCGCAATTCAAGTACAGGATCATCAAGCGGATTAACAACAGCTGCAACAGTATGGTGTACTTCAGCCGTTGGGGTTGCTGTAGGATTGAATATGTTTATTATAGCAATAATAGGTGCGATTGCATTGTACTTTTTACTTTCATTACACCATCTAAAATGGTATGTAAAATGGAAAGAAAAAATGATTAGAAAACATGGAGAAGAAAATAAGAATGACTAA
- a CDS encoding cation diffusion facilitator family transporter: MSTLNITSAGNKYNKSIKIVFVITLTYFVIEVIVGFITNSLALLSDAAHMLTDVAGQGLALFAIWMASKPRNSKKSYGYLRTEIFSALINAIVLIFISGYILYEAWQRFENPPAVAGVPMLIVASIGLIINLISMKILSAGSKESINIKGAFLEVVSDMLSSIAVIIAGIIILATGWLLIDPIISALIGLFILPRTFSLLKESVDILLEGVPKDVDFYAIEKYISQKSGVDSIHDLHIWSLTSGVNALSVHIIMKSQNTIAEMNDTIFEIKKELNTSYKINHTTVEVHLNKADYKPNNI; this comes from the coding sequence ATGTCAACACTAAATATAACATCAGCGGGCAATAAATACAACAAATCTATAAAGATTGTATTTGTCATAACACTAACCTACTTTGTTATTGAAGTAATTGTAGGATTTATAACCAATAGCTTAGCATTACTTTCTGATGCTGCACATATGTTAACAGATGTTGCAGGTCAAGGACTAGCACTTTTTGCAATTTGGATGGCTTCAAAACCTCGAAACAGTAAAAAGTCTTATGGTTATTTAAGAACCGAAATATTTTCTGCTTTGATAAATGCTATTGTACTTATATTTATTTCAGGCTATATATTGTATGAAGCATGGCAAAGATTTGAAAACCCACCAGCAGTAGCTGGAGTTCCCATGCTTATAGTTGCTTCAATTGGTTTAATAATCAATTTAATTTCTATGAAAATTTTGAGTGCTGGTTCAAAGGAAAGCATCAATATTAAAGGAGCTTTTTTAGAGGTTGTAAGTGATATGTTAAGTTCTATTGCGGTCATTATTGCGGGGATTATTATTTTGGCAACAGGATGGCTATTAATCGATCCAATTATAAGCGCATTAATTGGCTTATTTATTTTACCAAGAACATTTAGTTTATTGAAAGAATCAGTTGATATTCTTTTAGAAGGTGTTCCAAAAGATGTAGATTTTTATGCAATTGAAAAATACATTTCACAAAAATCGGGTGTTGATTCAATTCACGATTTGCATATTTGGTCTCTAACCTCTGGCGTAAATGCGTTAAGTGTTCATATTATTATGAAATCACAAAATACAATCGCAGAGATGAATGACACTATTTTTGAGATAAAAAAAGAATTAAATACAAGTTATAAAATAAATCATACTACCGTAGAAGTTCATTTAAATAAAGCAGATTATAAACCAAATAATATCTAA
- the lpdA gene encoding dihydrolipoyl dehydrogenase has product MQYNLAIIGSGPGGYVAAIRAAQLGQTVAIIEKYSTLGGTCLNVGCIPSKSLLDSSEHFFNAKHTFAEHGIKTGTLEVDIFQMITRKNVVIKKINDGINYLMKKNKITVYNGLGSFVDKNTIKITKTDATEENITAENIIIATGSKPTVLPFIPVDKKRIITSTEALSLSEIPKNLIIIGAGVIGAELGSVYARIGSKITFVEFADSMISTMDKTMGKELQRTMKKDFAPNFYFNHKVTKVENLGNEVIVIAESSGQTVELKGDYCLVCIGRKPYTDGLNAEGLGIEFDKGKIVINEATMQTNIPNIYAIGDVVRGAMLAHKASEEGVLVAEIIAGQKPYINYDLVPNVVYTWPEVASVGLTEEQLKEKGIAYKVGSFPFVALGRAVASGDTDGLIKVLSNSMTDEILGVHMIGARAADLIAEAVSAMEFRASCEDIIRTSHAHPTYTEAFREACMATNNTAIHI; this is encoded by the coding sequence ATGCAATACAATTTAGCAATTATAGGTTCAGGACCTGGCGGATATGTTGCCGCAATAAGAGCCGCACAATTAGGGCAAACTGTTGCCATAATCGAAAAATATAGCACACTTGGCGGTACTTGCCTTAATGTCGGTTGTATTCCTTCAAAATCTTTATTAGATAGTTCGGAGCATTTTTTTAATGCCAAACACACTTTTGCCGAACACGGTATAAAAACTGGAACGCTCGAAGTAGATATTTTCCAAATGATAACTCGAAAAAATGTAGTTATCAAAAAAATAAATGATGGTATCAATTATTTGATGAAAAAAAATAAAATTACGGTTTATAATGGTTTAGGTTCGTTTGTTGATAAAAATACCATTAAAATAACCAAAACAGATGCCACTGAAGAAAACATAACAGCTGAAAATATTATTATTGCAACAGGTTCTAAACCAACTGTTTTACCATTTATTCCAGTAGATAAAAAACGAATTATTACTTCTACTGAAGCATTGAGCTTATCCGAAATTCCAAAAAACCTTATCATCATTGGAGCAGGTGTAATTGGAGCAGAATTAGGTTCTGTCTATGCAAGAATTGGTTCTAAAATTACCTTTGTAGAGTTTGCTGATAGTATGATTTCTACGATGGACAAAACAATGGGAAAAGAATTGCAAAGAACAATGAAAAAAGATTTTGCCCCTAATTTCTATTTCAATCATAAAGTTACAAAAGTAGAAAATTTAGGTAATGAAGTAATAGTAATAGCAGAAAGTAGCGGACAAACTGTTGAGTTAAAAGGCGATTATTGTTTGGTTTGCATAGGTAGGAAACCATATACTGATGGATTAAATGCCGAAGGACTTGGTATTGAATTTGATAAAGGAAAAATTGTAATAAATGAAGCGACTATGCAAACCAATATCCCAAATATTTATGCTATAGGTGATGTAGTTCGTGGTGCAATGTTAGCACACAAAGCATCAGAAGAAGGTGTATTGGTTGCCGAAATTATCGCTGGACAAAAGCCATATATCAATTACGATCTTGTTCCAAATGTAGTTTATACTTGGCCAGAAGTAGCATCTGTAGGACTGACCGAAGAACAACTCAAAGAAAAAGGAATTGCATACAAAGTGGGAAGTTTCCCTTTTGTTGCCTTGGGCAGAGCTGTTGCAAGTGGTGATACTGACGGTTTGATAAAAGTATTATCAAATAGTATGACCGATGAAATTTTAGGGGTGCATATGATTGGAGCAAGAGCAGCTGATTTAATTGCCGAAGCGGTGTCTGCAATGGAATTTAGAGCATCTTGCGAAGACATTATTCGTACAAGTCATGCACATCCTACTTATACAGAAGCTTTTAGAGAAGCATGTATGGCAACAAATAATACAGCTATTCACATTTAA
- a CDS encoding STAS/SEC14 domain-containing protein: MLQLLDFTGGNIIATRANDLLGIKDYEKIHPFIHNIMSTGKKVRWYFEMDDSSSSNSIGFWEDGEIEINYGNIKFTHSNDIELIAIVGDKKWKKCMISIMKPFTMANLRYFELSEKEKAKEWIINEVNADEL, from the coding sequence ATGTTACAACTTTTAGATTTTACTGGAGGGAATATTATAGCTACAAGAGCAAATGACTTATTAGGTATTAAAGATTATGAAAAAATTCATCCGTTTATTCATAATATTATGAGTACAGGTAAAAAGGTGCGATGGTATTTTGAAATGGATGATAGTTCTAGTTCAAATTCGATTGGTTTTTGGGAAGATGGTGAAATTGAAATTAATTATGGTAATATTAAATTCACTCATTCTAACGATATAGAATTAATTGCTATTGTAGGTGATAAAAAATGGAAAAAGTGTATGATTTCAATAATGAAACCATTCACAATGGCAAATCTTAGATATTTTGAATTATCAGAAAAAGAAAAAGCTAAAGAATGGATTATAAATGAAGTTAATGCAGACGAACTATGA
- a CDS encoding heavy-metal-associated domain-containing protein, with amino-acid sequence MKNSILKSMMFLVAIFFISNVAVAQQKTNQKAVIKTNITCDHCKECETCGLKFKDHMLKITGVKMYELDEKKMTITVYYNAKKTDLTTIKKAISKLGYDADDVKADPKAYDNLDGCCKV; translated from the coding sequence ATGAAAAACTCAATTTTAAAATCAATGATGTTTTTAGTGGCAATATTCTTCATTTCAAATGTAGCAGTAGCCCAACAAAAAACTAATCAGAAGGCAGTAATCAAAACCAATATCACTTGCGACCATTGCAAAGAATGTGAAACCTGTGGCTTAAAATTCAAAGACCATATGTTGAAAATTACTGGTGTAAAAATGTATGAATTGGATGAAAAAAAAATGACGATTACAGTCTATTACAATGCCAAGAAAACAGATTTGACTACTATTAAAAAGGCAATCAGCAAATTGGGTTATGATGCGGATGATGTAAAAGCCGACCCTAAGGCGTATGATAATCTTGATGGATGTTGCAAAGTTTAA